The Gouania willdenowi chromosome 3, fGouWil2.1, whole genome shotgun sequence genome includes a region encoding these proteins:
- the rs1a gene encoding retinoschisin 1a, with translation MAVGARCFSLVLLLLVTDGFISSHAQEADASEPWTSKSCKCDCDGVESPTEFSGIRSLVQGCIPECPYHRPYGFEAGSVNPEQITCFNQDQYTGWFSSWLPSKARLNSQGFGCAWLSKFQDNNQWLQIDLNEVMVVSGILSQGRCDADEWVTKYSVQYRSDEKLNWIYYKDQTGNNRVFYGNSDRSSSVQNLLRPAIIARYIRILPLGWHTRIALRLELLLCMNKCA, from the exons ATGGCTGTTGGTGCGCGGTGTTTCTCGCTggtccttcttcttcttgtaaCTGATG GATTCATCAGCAGTCATGCTCAAGAG gCTGATGCTTCAGAGCCATGGACCAGCAAGTCATGCAAATGTGACTGTGATGGAGTTGAGTCGCCAACTGAGTTTTCCGGTATCAGGTCGTTGGTGCAAGGCTGCATACCAG AGTGTCCGTACCACAGGCCTTATGGTTTCGAGGCAGGATCAGTGAACCCGGAGCAGATCACCTGTTTCAACCAGGACCAGTACACTGGCTGGTTCTCCTCTTGGCTCCCCAGTAAGGCCCGGCTCAACAGCCAGGGCTTTGG GTGTGCCTGGCTCTCTAAGTTTCAGGACAACAACCAGTGGTTACAGATTGACCTGAATGAAGTGATGGTGGTGTCTGGCATCCTCTCCCAGGGCCGCTGTGATGCAGATGAGTGGGTCACCAAGTACAGCGTTCAGTACCGCTCTGACGAAAAACTCAACTGGATCTATTATAAAGATCAGACTGGGAACAACAGG GTGTTTTATGGAAACTCTGACCGCTCCTCGTCTGTGCAGAACCTCCTGCGGCCAGCCATCATAGCACGTTACATTCGCATCCTCCCTCTGGGATGGCACACACGCATCGCCTTGCGCCTGGAGCTGCTTTTGTGCATGAACAAATGCGCCTGA